A stretch of Bombina bombina isolate aBomBom1 chromosome 2, aBomBom1.pri, whole genome shotgun sequence DNA encodes these proteins:
- the LOC128648362 gene encoding uncharacterized protein LOC128648362 has translation MQARNLKSAAEFPGVLAEKLRKEVKLGRMAGPFKEKPCADLIVSPLGVVPKKEKGKYRMIQHLSYPRGNSVNDAIDKLDSSVQYQSFDSAVRIVKRLGKGALMAKIDVESAFRLLPLNTVSFNLMGCKFDGDYYIDKCLPMGCSVSCSVFEKFSSFLHWLFTEKTGCESMSHYLDDFLVVGRKETGECRIWKEELEAMFKQLGVPVATEKSEGPGTRLVFLGIMIDSAKGQCELPADKIEKARHMIKTMLKRNKVTLREMQRLLGVLNFACRVIPVGRLFKRRLEMGTKGAKLPEHMVRVNKEMKEDLRVWEAFLDEFNGIRIWEEARSVEELELFTDAAGSAGFGAYLQGRWSAGEWPADWKEKGWIKNMTLLELFPIIVAIELWGHVLENKRIICWSDNKAVVDVMNNLSSSSNPVIKYLRYFVLKCLKHNICFKAQHIPGYRNIVADALSRFKWEIFRKVAPRARKEGEPCPVLLWQIGSK, from the coding sequence ATGCAGGCGAGAAATTTAAAATCTGCAGCAGAATTTCCAGGAGTACTAGCGGAAAAATTGAGGAAGGAGGTTAAATTGGGGAGAATGGCAGGGCCATTCAAGGAGAAGCCGTGTGCTGACTTGATTGTGTCCCCCCTGggagtagttcccaagaaagagaagGGTAAATACAGGATGATACAGCACCTGTCCTACCCCAGGGGGAATTCAGTCAACGACGCAATTGACAAGTTGGATTCTTCAGTGcaatatcaatcatttgatagtgcGGTAAGAATAGTGAAACGGCTTGGAAAAGGGGCGTTGATGGCAAAGATAGATGTGGAATCTGCTTTTAGGTTATTGCCTTTGAACACAGTTAGTTTTAAtttaatgggttgtaagtttgatggTGATTATTACATAGataagtgtttgcccatggggtgttcggtttcttgttcagtttttgaaaagtttagttcatTTTTGCATTGGTTGTTTACAGAAAAAACAGGATGTGAGAGTATGTCTCACTACTTAGATGATTTTTTGGTGGTAGGCAGGAAAGAGACAGGGGAATGTAGAATCTGGAAGGAAGAGCTAGAGGCAATGTTCAAACAGTTGGGAGTGCCAGTAGCAACGGAAAAGTCGGAGGGGCCGGGTACGAGGCTGGTTTTCCTGGGTATCATGATAGATTCCGCAAAGGGGCAATGCGAGCTCCCTGCGGATAAGATTGAGAAGGCGAGACATATGATAAAAACGATGTTGAAAAGGAATAAGGTGACTCTTAGGGAAATGCAGAGATTGCTGGGGGTTTTGAATTTTGCGTGCCGGGTAATACCGGTGGGTagattatttaaaagaaggttGGAAATGGGGACAAAAGGGGCAAAGCTGCCCGAGCATATGGTGCGCGTCAATAAGGAAATGAAGGAAGACCTCAGAGTGTGGGAGGCATTTTTAGATGAATTTAATGGTATCAGGATATGGGAAGAGGCAAGGTCAGTGGAAGAATTGGAGTTGTTCACAGATGCAGCAGGCAGTGCGGGGTTTGGAGCGTATTTGCAAGGTAGATGGAGCGCGGGCGAATGGCCCGCAGATTGGAAGGAGAAAGGGTGGATAAAGAACATGACTTTGCTTGAATTGTTTCCCATTATAGTAGCGATAGAGCTGTGGGGCCATGTATTAGAGAACAAAAGAATCATCTGTTGGTCCGATAATAAGGCAGTAGTGGATGTAATGAATAATTTGTCGTCATCATCTAACCCGGTTATTAAGTATTTGAGATATTTTGTATTAAAGTGCCTTAagcacaatatttgttttaaagcacAGCATATACCAGGGTACAGGAATATTGTAGCAGACGCACTGTCAAGgtttaaatgggaaatatttaggaAGGTGGCTCCAAGGGCGAGGAAGGAAGGTGAACCCTGCCCTgttcttctttggcagattggcagcaaATAG